From Aedes albopictus strain Foshan chromosome 1, AalbF5, whole genome shotgun sequence, one genomic window encodes:
- the LOC134291912 gene encoding cytochrome P450 9e2-like, whose protein sequence is METNDDSTLLILARRGRLEDDKDVTEESYAAAEDHYNAETGTGSRTWSDDELTAQDVIFFAAGFDTTSTLLSFTLMELALHPEIQERLFEEINTLDRPYSEITYEQIQSLEYLDAVISESLRKWPPLPATDRKCTKDYTMTNPDDGSPMFSIEQNYSVWVPIYCFHHEHHTHRESAGKFICSVEIMFSRDSVDVRC, encoded by the exons ATGGAAACGAACGACGACAGCACG TTGCTGATATTGGCTCGACGCGGGAGACTGGAAGATGACAAGGATGTAACGGAAGAATCGTATGCAGCTGCTGAGGACCACTACAATGCTGAGACTGGTACTGGGAGTAGAACTTGGAGTGACGACGAGTTGACAGCTCAGGACGTGATATTCTTCGCAGCAGGTTTTGATACCACATCGACGCTTCTCAGCTTTACACTGATGGAACTTGCCCTGCACCCGGAGATTCAGGAGCGGTTATTCGAGGAAATCAATACGTTAGATCGTCCTTACTCAGAAATTACTTACGAACAAATTCAAAGCCTTGAATACCTGGATGCAGTGATATCGGAATCACTGAGGAAGTGGCCTCCTCTGCCCGCAACGGATCGGAAATGCACGAAAGACTACACCATGACCAATCCAGATGACGGCAGTCCCATGTTTTCCATAGAGCAAAACTACTCAGTGTGGGTTCCAATCTATTGCTTTCACCATGAACATCACACTCATCGCGAATCTGCTGGGAAGTTCATCTGCTCAGTGGAAATCATGTTCTCTCGTGACTCTGTGGATGTTCGCTGTTGA